In the Arachis ipaensis cultivar K30076 chromosome B04, Araip1.1, whole genome shotgun sequence genome, NNNNNNNNNNNNNNNNNNNNNNNNNNNNNNNNNNNNNNNNNNNNNNNNNNNNNNNNNNNNNNNNNNNNNNNNNNNNNNNNNNNNNNNNNNNNNNNNNNNNNNNNNNNNNNNNNNNNNNNNNNNNNNNNNNNNNNNNNNNNNNNNNNNNNNNNNNNNNNNNNNNNNNNNNNNNNNNNNNNNNNNNNNNNNNNNNNNNNNNNNNNNNNNNNNNNNNNNNNNNNNNNNNNNNNNNNNNNNNNNNNNNNNNNNNNNNNNNNNNNNNNNNNNNNNNNNNNNNNNNNNNNNNNNNNNNNNNNNNNNNNNNNNNNNNNNNNNNNNNNNNNNNNNNNNNNNNNNNNNNNNNNNNNNNNNNNNNNNNNNNNNNNNNNNNNNNNNNNNNNNNNNNNNNNNNNNNNNNNNNNNNNNNNNNNNNNNNNNNNNNNNNNNNNNNNNNNNNNNNNNNNNNNNNNNNNNNNNNNNNNNNNNNNNNNNNNNNNNNNNNNNNNNNNNNNNNNNNNNNNNNNNNNNNNNNNNNNNNNNNNNNNNNNNNNNNNNNNNNNNNNNNNNNGGTTGGTTTATTTCTTTCATAAGAAGATAAGTTTATATATAGtaaatcaatttcattttcaatgttatttttctttcatctaGTTCAATTTGCAATAATTTTTCTTTCGTTCTTACGTTCAAACAATCAAGTAATTAACAGGGACACTTGAAAAAATATATAAGGTTCAGTGACGGGTCAAAAATATATAGAGAATTCTTTTTTGCATAGATATATTTTATACTTTGAAactatacataaaaataaaaatcattttaataagaaaaatgttacttattttttaaaattttagtctttaataaattttttaatttaaataatattatttaattaatttaaatatccaCTTTTACAAAAAGTtacttattttttatgaaaaattacttgttttttaatttttctttcttttaaagaTTAAAGGAtggataatttttaaaaaatatctagtCACACTTGGATTTTATTTCCCATAGCATTTTGTGGGAAATAGAGTACATTATACCTGAAGAACCGACCCGGATCTGATACTTTAGaactaatttagtgtgatttcattGGGGTTAGAGTCGGGCAAGAGTCTCAAGATTAGACCCAATCATGGATTAAAAAaagtatatatgttttaaattaattccaaaattatgttatattaattataaactttattgttttatttttaatcacatttgttgaattagaaaatagatcaaagaagcatgaaattagaatttatggacaaattcaaGTTCAAGTATGGTTATCAACTTCTCTGTAACTAAGTATTTTCTTTTTATGAATGAAtacatcataattttttttacataaaatttATCAAGACCCGGACTTTACCCGGTCGAGATCCGATTTTTGACTTTACTCGGTCGAAACCCGGTTTTAGTGTAGCCTGAAAGTAGTGTGATTTTATTGGGTTTAGGACCAGATAaaagtctcaaaaatagacccgttATTtagggtcgggtctgggtcaagCCAAACCCAGTTTTTACCcgccccatgtgcacccctattcTTCAGTCTTCACAACGTATccaaatattattatttctctTCAGTAAGTCAAGCATTACAAAATGTACTATTTGCTAGTGGCTTGTTATACACGTCATCTTATATGCAATACAAAGACCAGGTCTGATGTACTCTTGGGTGCTTTGGTGAGTTGAGTTGTTCTATTCTCTTCTAAGACCCCAATTCACAATGCACTCTAAGTGTTTGATTAAtgtcctaagagagaggagaaacaAATTAAGGTTGTTCTTGTCTCCACCAACTTTTAAGATAAGAGAAATATAAGAGACATGTCTTGAGGATGATTTTTAAGCCAATTTTTATATCAGTGGAGATTTATCTcaacatctttattctttttgtCTTATAACAGCTATCAAATGTTACTTcttttttaatctattttttatttggCTCTTATTTATGTGTATAAAATAATGGTTATCTCCATGTTAGTCAAAGCTTATTCATGTTTGATTGTTTGTTAAATTAATTTAGTTTTAGATTTAGGCCTGTTGCCTTACCTATAGGCTATGTTGATGTTACTATGCAAATTTTCTAATAGGCAAGAGAAGATTTAAAAAAATTGGCAAGTCAACTGAGGCAAGTGGAGAATTTTGGAGGTTGTGGGGGGCAGATAGTTAGGTTGGTGGAGAAATGTTCAAAACCCCGAGAAAGTCACATTTCAAGGTATTGTCATGGATGATTTCGTGTACAAGGCAACATATCCTGTTCCTATGATACCCCCATATAATATAATCTTATTTATAAAGCTCAACTGCCGGGAAGTTTCAATATTTTGTTGAATTTGCTTAAGTTTACTACATTGATGTGATTATTTAGTTTTGACTTAATCCTATTGGCAATTcgttttataaatttttgtttcaaatgatgtagGAATGCCCTGTTTTTCTTGCTAGTGGTAATTCTTAATGATATTACCATGTAAGAATTATTCAAATTGTTTTACCATGTAAGTTTTAACATCATGAGACAGAAACTGCATAAAAAGAAAACATATTTTAGTTTGTTGACTTTTTTAATTTGATGTTAGAGGAAGTTTATATTTTGCAACATAAGATAGTTAGACTTACAAGAGTAATGTGAGTTTTCTGTCCTCATTAGAGTTGATCATGGATGAAAGAATTCTAATGTTCCTACTACTCATTTTCAGTTCTTTGTTAGTTGTCACAGCAAGAACAGCGAATCGAGATTGTAAGTTTGGTCTGTTGTGTCAGTCAGATACTCTCTCCTCATCCAAATGGCATTTTCGATATACACGTTGTACAATTAAGAGTTTATAGTCTATAGATTTAGGTACTTGGTTTTTCAACTTTCTGTCTCATGTAAGTAGTTAAGAAGTTAGAACAAACCAATTCTGTGTATAAGTTAGAACAAACCAAGAAGTTAGTGATTGAAATTTgccttttaattatttatttatttatttttgtttctgatGCAGACCAAACTCTGCTGGCTCTAAAGAATGAGTGGCAGAACACACCACCGGATTGGGAACGCTCGAATGATCCTTGTGGCGATGGTTGGATTGGCATTGGGTGCATCAACGGAGCCGTTACCTCCATGTACTTTCTCTTCTTTTAAGTTCTTAGTGTGAATCACTAACTTCTCCAGAGTTTCCTTTTGTGAGGTTAACATGATTGTTGGCATTTCCAGAACACTGTCAAGCATGCATTTGACCGGCCAGCTTTCATCAGAAATAGGAGGACTATCTGAATTGCGGATTCTGTACGTGTTCTACTTTAGTCTTGTATTGTAATTCTAAATATTGAATTTATCTGAAACAATGGTCACCTTCCACCCTATTGCTTGAAGATTTAATCTTCTTTTATTGATAAATTCCCTGATTTGAGTATTTGAATtcatttttctttgtattttGTTCTTGNNNNNNNNNNNNNNNNNNNNNNNNNNNNNNNNNNNNNNNNNNNNNNNNNNNNNNNNNNNNNNNNNNNNNNNNNNNNNNNNNNNNNNNNNNNNNNNNNNNNNNNNNNNNNNNNNNNNNNNNNNNNNNNNNNNNNNNNNNNNNNNNNNNNNNNNNNNNNNNNNNNNNNNNNNNNNNNNNNNNNNNNNNNNNNNNNNNNNNNNNNNNNNNNNNNNNNNNNNNNNNNNNNNNNNNNNNNNNNNNNNNNNNNNNNNNNNNNNNNNNNNNNNNNNNNNNNNNNNNNNNNNNNNNNNNNNNNNNNNNNNNNNNNNNNNNNNNNNNNNNNNNNNNNNNNNNNNNNNNNNNNNNNNNNNNNNNNNNNNNNNNNNNNNNNNNNNNNNNNNNNNNNNNNNNNNNNNNNNNNNNNNNNNNNNNNNNNNNNNNNNNNNNNAACAGGACCGCTTCCGGAAGCAATTGGAAACTTGAGAAAGCTGACAAACTTGTAAGATAATTTCAAAAGTTAAGAATATATCCAAATCCAATTATGCTTGATCAAACAACTCTAACAACGCACTTTCTTAATTTGTCTTCTAGAATTCTTTCTGGCTGTGGTTTCAGTGGTACTATACCGTATACAATTGGAAATATGCAACGGCTTGCATTCTTGTAAGAGTTGTTTGCTTGATTTTTTGTAACATATATCAGAAATAGGCCTCTTTATTTGTCTTGTTCCTACCAACAATAGTTTGTTTGATGATCAAATGGGTTAATTTTAATCACAGGTCTTTAAATTCAAATAACTTCAACGGGCAAATTCCATCCGCTATTGGTAATCTCACAAATCTATATTGGCTGGACTTGGCTGAAAACCAGCTTGAAGGGCCTATCCCAATATCAAATGAAACTTCTCTTGGTCTGGATATGCTACACCATACAAAGCACTTGTATGTGAAATCCATTTTGCTCTATTTTGGATGATGTATAATTCAATCCTTCTAATACATTTCCATTATCTACAGTCATTTTGGGGTTAACAAACTTTCAGGCAATATTCCTCCTCAGCTTTTTAGTTCAGACATGTCTCTGATACATGTGTAAGATCCATACCAACAAGCTAATAAACTAAGATTATTacgaaaatcaaaattttgaatttttagtaATTTCTTTTTATCAGGCTTTTTGAAAGTAACAAACTTACTGGCAATATTCCATCTACACTTGGACTAGTCCAGAATCTTGAGGTGGTGTGAGTATCCATATCTTCCTAATGTAAATTAGTAAATAGAGTGCATGTTTCTTTTTTGTcttcaaatttttctttttgtgacTGCAGGCGCCTTGATCGTAATTATCTAAGTGGACCTGTGCCTCCAAACGTTAGCAACCTTACAAATGTTAGGGATTTGTAAGTAGAGAAAACTTGAACCcactttaattattaatattattattaatttcctgatttcatttttattgctttctgTTTTCCTACAGAaggattttctatttttattttcttgtttcctatttttcatattttcttcACAAAAATCTTGAAtagaaaacatggaaaacaaaTAGTCTTTATATTCTGACCAAACTCCTTTAAAGTGAGGATTGAGGAAGTTGGTAAAGTGAGAAAGTGAGTGTCTAATCACCATTATATCATGGTAGTGAGGCTTACACATGAtagaaattataaattcaatAGTGATTAACCCCTTACTTCGTCACTTTACAATTCTCCTCACGATCTTTTTCCTTTATATTCCAAACAAATTCTCATTATTGGTATAATATTGGTATCTACTGTGATGAATTTGTAACTGTCCTGATAGAAGTTTTGATCTTTATGTTTGTAGGCTGCTCTCCAACAATCGCCTATCTGGTCCTCTTCCCAACCTTACTGGAATGAACATCCTCAACTTCCTGTAATTTCTAAATCATTTGGCTAACTTCACTTTTTATATATGTGCatgctttgtttttcaaaatgaaTATTAATTTTATAGAAATTACTACAAGTCTACAACATAGTTATTGACATCATTTGGCAGGGATGTGAGCAATAATAGTTTTGATCCATCAGAGTTTCCACTATGGTTAACAAATCTACCATCTTTGACAACAGTGTATGTCTTTCTTTCTCCACTCTCTCTGCTATCAGCTTTAATCTTCTCTCTTAGGTTTCAACCTTTTATTGCTTATATTATCATTTTGTACGGCAGAAACATGGAGAATATAAACCTTCAAGGGAATATTCCTGTTTCATTTTTCAGTTTGAACCAGTTACAGACAGTGTGAGTAGCAGCCTGTTAATTATTGACTGTTGATAGTTCCATTTTATGATGAAAATTTAGATATAGCTGTGAGTAACTGCTTCTTTATTTCTTTGTGACATGATCTTCAATAGGAATTTGAAAGACAACCAGCTAAATGGAACATTAGATATTGGTACTACCATCAGCAACCAACTGGAAATCATTGATTTGCAGACCAATTTTATTGATAAGTTTAATCCAGAAATTAATGTATCCAATGTGGAAATAATGTAAGCCATAACTATTGTATTACAGTAGGTACTAGGtaggtttttttccttttttctttgctTTCCTTGTCATATGGTTTATTAATGAAAACATATATCTTCAGACTCGTCAATAATCCGGTTTGTGGAGGAGGATCTTCACAGGATTATTGTTCCATTCCACAACAAAACAACATGTATACAACACCACAGAACAATTGTGTGCCTGTCACCTGCAGCACAGATCAGAAAGAAAGCCCTAACTGCAAATGTGCATATCCATATACTGGAACTTTAACTTTCAGGGCACCAACCTTCTCTGACTTGCAAAACAAGTCAGTCTTTGCATCTTTGGAGTCGTCTATGATGCGGTCTTTTCATCGATATAATCTACCTGTGGACACAGTTTCTGTGAGCAATCCAAGAAAGGAAGCATTATACCTTGATTTGAGTCTAGAAGTGTTTCCATCCGGCATAGATCGTTTCAACCGAACGGGAATTATCAATATAGGCTTTGTGCTTAGCAACCAGACATATAAGCCTCCTCCCACTTTTGGACCATTTTATTTTATTGCTGATGATTATGAAAACTATATGAATGACTCAGGTAACACTAAATGAATCAGATGATCCATATAGTAATGGAATTAACTATAACAGTGCTCCATTTTTAAACTTGATTTTTTTTCTCTCGTGATTTAGTATTCATCAACTCTGAAGGATCCAATAAATCTTCAAAAACTGGCATAATAGCTGGAGTTGCTGGTGGTATTGTCCTGGTGATATTATTAATCATTGCAAGTGTTTATGCCTTGCACCAAAAGAATAAGGCGAAAAGAGCAACAGAGAAAAACAATCCTTTTGGTAAGAGAACTTAAATGTCTGCTCTGCTTCTTTCATTGCCAATTCATGGAGCTAAGATTTTTTTGTGATTGATTTCACAAAATGCAGCAAAATGGGATGCAGATGAGAGCAATAGTAGTATCCCACAGCTGAAAGGAGCAAGGCGCTTCACTTTTGAAGAAATTCAGAGCTACACCAAAAACTTCTCACAAGCCAATAGTATTGGATCTGGAGGATACGGGAAGGTGTAGAATCCATCTACTTTATTTCATTTCTCTGTGTAATCctcaaaaaatgaaaaatgatattttttaaagAAAGAACTATAAGATAACAGATTCAATCATAGTGTAACGAAGCCACCTTATATTCATGCATTTTCTACATTGATTTTCCATTGATACCACCACCTATCTCATAACTGTGGTGCTCTCTACATTGTCAGAACTTTTGTCAGATCAATGATACTGTTAATTGATATTGGCAGGTTTACCGAGGAACTCTTCCAAACGGGCACCTTATTGCTGTTAAAAGAGCTCAGAAAGAATCAATGCAGGGAGGGCTGGAGTTCAAGACTGAGATTGAACTTCTATCAAGGGTCCACCATAAGAATCTTGTTAGCCTTATAGGTTTCTGCTTTGAGCAAGGAGAGCAAATGCTCATTTATGAATATGTTCCCAATGGCACTTTGAAGGATACGCTTTCAGGTATAAACAAGTGCACTAACCATTTCACATTGCTAATTTGAGTAGCAAATAATGATATACTTGAACAGAATAAACTCACATGCCACTCAAAGATTCTAGGAGAACATGTGTAGACTATTCAGAAAATCTTTATGGTAAGAATTAGGTGTTATGTAAGTATATGGGGGATTTGTGAGGATAAAACTTGTAGAATTCACTATTATCCTGAGTATCTTCTCTTAAATATTGCCAAAAATACCAATACATGATTGGTTGGTGTAGTAGATTTTCCTTCCTCTTTACTACTTGTCTGAGAAGGGGAGCCTTGGAGTAATGGTTGAGTTGTCTCCCTGTGACCTCAAGGTCATGGGTTCAAGTTGTGGAATCATTCACTGTcagtagggctggaagtgagccgagctgagccgagctagaccaagctcaagctcggctcacaaaaattgagcttggctcacggctcgGCTCATTAACAATCAAGCCTATTTTTTAAGCTCAAGCTCGACTCACCGAAAGCTCACAAGCTGCCTCAAATAAtagaaacataaatacataatctataattctatatcaataaattataacttatatattttaaaaaatattttaaaaaaatcaattttatatattgttatctatcaataaattataaattttttatttatgtcctacatcaaaattatatgtaaaaaataaatataaaattttaaataattaagatcatatatatatatataattcagctcatgagctaatgagctgagcttatccaagctcaagctcggctcatttaatttatgagctcaattccaaGCTCAAACTTGGCTCACTagctcacgagcttagcttatcgagctattaacgagtcgagctcgagctAGCTCATGAGCtgacttgactcacttccagccctatgATCACTGATATAATTATCAGGTTAGGCTGCCTACATTACTCCTTTTGGGTGCATCCCTTTTCCCGGATCCTGCATCAACACGGGATGCTTGTACACCGGGCTGCACTTTACTACTTGTCTTAGGCTTGTAGTCCACAGTACAGAAAAAGATAGGGTAGGAAGATTCACGGCCGCTAAATAGCTACAGAAATTGCTTAATTTGATCAAGGATTGGCTATTGAGTGAGGTGTAATAGTTTATTAACTTTGCATGTAATATAAATATAACACGCGCTTATGGTCTCTGCAGGTAAAACAGGAATAAGATTGGACTGGATTAGAAGGCTGAAAATAACACTTGGTGCTGCCAGGGGGATGGATTATCTCCATGAACATGCCAATCCTCCCATCATACATAGGGACATCAAATCCACAAACATATTATTGGATGAACGTTTGAATGCTAAAGTTTCTGATTTTGGACTCTCCAAACCATTGGGAGATGGTGAAAAAGGTTACGTTACCACTCAAGTCAAAGGAACAATGGTTTGTATCTTGTGCTTTTCTACCTTTTGCCAATTGAACAAGAGTTCAATTTTGATATACTGATAGTATAAAATGTTTTACACAATTGTCCAGTCACATCCATTCTTTTGAATGACTATTCACGCAatcaatataaaattatttttgctaaCGTGACATTATGTAATTGAACACACCTGTAAAACTGTTTTACACTaatagtgtatcaaaattaaattaattaaacaaaGACATGTATACAAAACACTATTTCAAGACTCAATTGTCTTCTGTAGCATCTAATATCCAATATTAAATGATTACATTACAATGAACTTTTGCTCCTAATGTAGGGCTACTTGGACCCGGAGTACTATATGACTCAGCAATTGACAGAAAAGAGTGATGTGTATAGCTTCGGAGTACTAATGTTAGAGCTGATAACAGCAAGAAGGCCGATAGAACGAGGAAGATACATTGTGAAAGTGGTTAAGAATGCCCTAGACAAGGACAAAGAGTTCTATGGCCTTAAGGAAGTCCTTGATCCATCCATTGATTTGGGAACAACACCACAGGGTTTTGACAAGTTTGTTGATCTTGCAATGCAATGTGTTGATGAGTCAAGTTCTAGCAGACCCTCAATGAACTTTGTGGTGAAAGAGATTGAGAACATGTTGCAGTTGGCTGGTTCCAACCCCAATGCAGAGTCTGCAACCACTTCATCTAGTCATGAAGTAAGCAAAGGGAGTTCTCAACATCCTTACAATAATGAGTTCTTTGATTCAAGTGTTGTGATTCCACGTCCTTAACTGTTGATGAGGCTGTGTATATAAATGCATGTAGGACTTCTCTTTCAGTAGTTGTTTGAAGCTTGAAAGTAACTTGTTGAAAAAGTTATTTAGATTTGTCTATCTTACTTTTATTTGAAAGAACGAATTAGTGGAAAATTTGTAACAAaagttttatattttttgttcataAAAATTAAACTTATTAGATTCTTGGAGATTATAAGTTGTTTTCAAACATATATGGATAGTTGCTATATAGAATTCTGAATTATCTTTAAAGAAAATGTTAACAATACAAATACAACCTCTTTTAGTCAACTGCTACCTACAATAGGAATTCCAATGAATTCACAAACTCAGAAAAAACTAAAGCCAAAATCAGAAAATGAATAACAATATCTAATAATTAGATTAGTAgccaaacaacaacaaaaaataagtaaaaaagaTTCAAACATGAAACACATACATTGAAAAGGAAGAGGACAAGGGCTCTCACAAATGTCAAATAAGACCAAGAAAAGCAATCAGAAAGAAAAAGGAGTAATATGGGCTAAAAAGCTAAACAGGAAAAAATATAGTTGTTAAAACCAGTTCGAACTGATTGGTTAGACTGAAAAATCGATAAATTGGTTCTGTCTAAACTGCTTTTCATTATATTtgtcatttttttaatatataacatatacaaattaaattatatttttaaaacttaTATTTATAAGAGGAATGTtagggaccagcaacttttgtgatttgtagccatcaaatagccatcaatgatgattttaatggtgtgagattggtgtgaaatttcatccaatgaAAATTTAACAAAGATGCTgatcccctagacttttcctatttataattataatttaaaccGTTCAAATTCGTCACCTATCCGTTAAACCAATAAACTAGTAAACTAGTAATCTGACTGGTTGGATCACCAATTCTATTTTAACAACTATGGAAAAAAGAgacttactttttttttattttggactaAAACAGTTTCTTTTTGAAGAAAAATTATGATCGGACTCGGAAAAAACAAAGTATGTTCACAATGATTTACAATACTATTAAGTCCTTGTTTATAGTTGTAACTCTTGACTAACTATTAATAACTCCCTAATAAGAAACCTAGTACTAATGGGCTAATTGGATTTGGGAGTGTGTTAGTTATTCTTGTCGAAGGAATGAAAACACAAACCGTTCTAAAAATGTTGTCATGACGTGTTTAAAAACTTTTTTTAATATAGCTATCTTTGATAACTTTTGCtccataaaattattaaaaattgttCAGTAGCTCGTGTACCGGACGGGTTGGGATGATACTTCGGTTGGTGAGATGAGGTATCGCCTGATTTTGGGTTGCTGGGTTGGAGGAGGAGTTGCCGATGTCCCGGGTTTTTCGTGTGGAGAGGGGGGTGTcacttgcaaagacactccgacgctctagtcagttaAGTGTGCAGGCAAAAAGGGGATAAGATGATgtgtgtgacgtaccttgggggaggggtaggactcTCCCCTTATATACCTTGTCAGACAAGTGGGCTCCATAGGAGAAGGTCTCCTTCTAGGAAGTTTCCTTCTCCCCAGCTGTTGTGCAGCTGGCAAGGAGGGCACGTGGCCGGGTCGCCAGACAGATGGATGCGATGACCCGCCCTAACGGATCGGTAGATCTCCGGGTCGGGCCGGCCTCTATGCCTAGCTGGGctgggccgtaacagtgcccccaacgcgccagTTGGGATCGTGAGTGTCGTAGGTGGCGCGTTTTGTTCCTCTTCGCATGAGGTGTCGGTTGGTTAAGTGATCGTGACAGGGGCGCGTTTTCTGGGCGCGTGGGCTTGTTCGTGGTAGGGGTGCGCCGCTTCTCGCCTCGTTTCTCGcactgagcattaaatgctcataatgggaaATTCAAACCCCGCGCAATGACTATTTTACCCCTGTCTTTCGCGCTTCTTCACGCATTAGTTATCCCCTCAGTTTCCTTCCTTCATCATTTGgtatttggttttcatcttgttACCTTCGCATCCCCTGATCACTCTCCTTGTTAGTTCCAATTTGCCTCTGCAGTCTCCCTTCCTTCCTGCAGCCTCACTAATCCTTTCGACTCCTTCGTTCCAACACAACTATCCAGGTATGCTTCATTTCCCCTTCTTCAACTTGTTTAGTTTTGCTTTGTAATTGTGATGTTTTTGTGCGTGTGTGTTGTTCTTCTGGGCTGGATTGCGTAGTAGACACTGCCAGCGTTAGGTAGATACATTAGCGGGGTTACCATTCCAGGGCATCAGTTCTTTAGGCTTTTACTTAGAATCTGCTTCAGCCATGCTTGATTTCATTTGTTGAATAGGCTAAAAGTAGTTTCTGGACCTTTTTCGAGATCCCGACCTCGTAGACTAACCGAGTGGTGCCCCAACTATAGGTATGCCTCGTATCATCTCACGAGCTTCCTCCTCAAGCGCGGGTTACGACCGATATGCTTGGGTGACCTCCGACGTGAAGGACTCCCCAAACCAGATGGGTGAGGAGGAGCTTACAGAGTTCCGTCAAGCCGAGTACTTGTGCGGCGGGACTGACGAGGAGGCCAACAACGATGTTTTCGTTCCCGCCCCCAACGAACGGTTATACGAAATCAACCTCCACTCCCCCGAGTTGCCGACTGGATTTGGTTCTACAAGGAAATGTTCACCCAATTGGAGGTTCGCATTCCTTTCTCTTCCTTTCAAATGGCGTTCCTTAACCGGATCTCCATGGCACCGTCGCAGttgcatccgaacagttgggcttccATCCACCGTTTCGAGATGGTGTGTGAATACTTAGAGCTGCCGGTGTCTGTcgatgtttttctttttctcttcaacCTTACGAATCCTTCCAAAGAGGGGAAAGCAAGGAAAGGATTCATGTCCTTCCGATCTGCCCAAGGTCGGAGAATTTTTggcttgttcgaggactcttacCATGGGTTCAAGGACAAGTACTTCAAGGTGCGCCCAGTCAAAGGTCGCCACCCCTTCTGGTTGTCGTTAGAAGGGCaacgcctcatcccgacgtaTTGGAGTTTTGGGGCGGGGTCCAACACCTTTATTAAGGTGACCTATAAAGGAATGTCCTCGTGGACAAAAAGATTGCCGACGTGTTATTGGCCGTCTTTGGGAGAAACCACATGAGCCCCCACCTTCTTATGGGTGACCGGGAGGTCGCTAGAAATTATATTTGTGAGTAGCTTTAACTTGTATTTCTTGCGTTACTGTTGCTTCGATTTGTTATGCTGATTTCACGACTAAcctgttttattttttgttgtagTGGGAATGTCTGCCGAGATGAcaggtcttgagaatttgtacaACACCTTCCTGGCTgatgaaagcaatgaagagaCGGTCGACGGGAAGCCAGAGGCCCCTCCTGAAAATAAGAACCAAGCGGTGTCTCCGCCCCATGATGCTAAGATGTCGGACCGCAATGCTGAAGGGGCGCGCGTTTCTCCTATTCGTGAGGAGGTGGTCGATACTGGGGGTTCGACCTCCGATCCACAAGTCGAGGAGGATGACTTGAAGGTTATCCACAACCCCAAGAGGCAGAGGTCGTTCTCCAGCCCTGAAGGAGCCCTCACCGTGATGGAGAGGAACTTTGATGCCGGAAACTTCATAGACTTCCAGCTGCTTCCCGGCACGGAGGAACATTTCCATGGCACCGACCTTgcggg is a window encoding:
- the LOC107638780 gene encoding probable leucine-rich repeat receptor-like protein kinase At5g49770 (The sequence of the model RefSeq protein was modified relative to this genomic sequence to represent the inferred CDS: added 24 bases not found in genome assembly), translated to MYYLLVACYTRHLICNTKTRSDVLLGALAREDLKKLASQLRQVENFGGCGGQIVRLVEKCSKPRESHISSSLLVVTARTANRDYQTLLALKNEWQNTPPDWERSNDPCGDGWIGIGCINGAVTSITLSSMHLTGQLSSEIGGLSELRILDLSYNKNLTGPLPEAIGNLRKLTNLILSGCGFSGTIPYTIGNMQRLAFLSLNSNNFNGQIPSAIGNLTNLYWLDLAENQLEGPIPISNETSLGLDMLHHTKHFHFGVNKLSGNIPPQLFSSDMSLIHVLFESNKLTGNIPSTLGLVQNLEVVRLDRNYLSGPVPPNVSNLTNVRDLLLSNNRLSGPLPNLTGMNILNFLDVSNNSFDPSEFPLWLTNLPSLTTVNMENINLQGNIPVSFFSLNQLQTVNLKDNQLNGTLDIGTTISNQLEIIDLQTNFIDKFNPEINVSNVEIILVNNPVCGGGSSQDYCSIPQQNNMYTTPQNNCVPVTCSTDQKESPNCKCAYPYTGTLTFRAPTFSDLQNKSVFASLESSMMRSFHRYNLPVDTVSVSNPRKEALYLDLSLEVFPSGIDRFNRTGIINIGFVLSNQTYKPPPTFGPFYFIADDYENYMNDSVFINSEGSNKSSKTGIIAGVAGGIVLVILLIIASVYALHQKNKAKRATEKNNPFAKWDADESNSSIPQLKGARRFTFEEIQSYTKNFSQANSIGSGGYGKVYRGTLPNGHLIAVKRAQKESMQGGLEFKTEIELLSRVHHKNLVSLIGFCFEQGEQMLIYEYVPNGTLKDTLSGKTGIRLDWIRRLKITLGAARGMDYLHEHANPPIIHRDIKSTNILLDERLNAKVSDFGLSKPLGDGEKGYVTTQVKGTMGYLDPEYYMTQQLTEKSDVYSFGVLMLELITARRPIERGRYIVKVVKNALDKDKEFYGLKEVLDPSIDLGTTPQGFDKFVDLAMQCVDESSSSRPSMNFVVKEIENMLQLAGSNPNAESATTSSSHEVSKGSSQHPYNNEFFDSSVVIPRP